One Gimesia aquarii DNA segment encodes these proteins:
- a CDS encoding efflux RND transporter periplasmic adaptor subunit, translating into MSAIANEKTGRQTTSLPSLQTRQGRNHPPHSQQLSAGKPVYKQLYRGILSILLLGGGIAGYGLLSRSTTHPQKKSPEPFIPRIDVATVKPFEKYISIVSDGEVVPLREVKVGAEVQGRITFKSPNSRIGCYIKKGDVLVQIDPRDFEFEVKRLQSELTEAQANLDETKTDRVNTTDQIEIAKQELAIRNRELKRYEKIATRGAFSQADLDTTRLNELSARNNLQKLEGQIRISHAKIEGRESFLKRIQTQLSQARLNLERTKIIAPISGLITQVNVEQGSFIQKGAEVITIQDTNTFEVDLSLPITKMQWIWESAGSEIQANFKQYELPELPAIIRFNSNEIDYKWQGILHRYASSGVDESTRTVPLRIRVLRPMRSTLTSAQPELMDGMFVNVEIQAKINRELLQVPASAIQPGDSIWSVSDGQILQNEIDVLSLNSETAVINAGKSSLQVGDLVVISPVVDAREGMRVKVIK; encoded by the coding sequence ATGTCTGCTATCGCAAACGAAAAAACAGGACGTCAAACTACAAGTCTTCCGAGTCTTCAAACTCGTCAGGGAAGAAACCATCCACCACATAGCCAACAATTAAGTGCTGGAAAACCAGTCTACAAGCAACTTTACCGCGGGATACTATCGATTCTCTTGTTAGGTGGAGGCATAGCTGGATATGGATTACTCTCACGATCGACAACTCATCCTCAAAAAAAATCACCTGAGCCATTCATTCCACGAATAGATGTAGCTACAGTCAAACCGTTTGAAAAATATATTTCGATTGTCTCTGATGGTGAAGTGGTTCCACTCCGTGAAGTCAAAGTTGGTGCGGAAGTACAGGGACGGATTACATTCAAGTCACCCAATTCTCGAATCGGATGTTATATCAAAAAAGGTGATGTCCTAGTACAAATTGACCCCCGTGATTTTGAATTCGAAGTGAAACGCTTGCAATCGGAACTTACTGAGGCACAAGCCAATCTAGACGAAACGAAAACAGATCGTGTCAACACAACTGATCAGATCGAGATTGCTAAACAAGAACTAGCAATTCGAAATCGTGAATTAAAACGATACGAAAAGATCGCCACTCGTGGGGCATTCTCACAGGCTGATCTCGATACAACGCGTCTTAATGAATTGAGCGCCCGCAATAATCTACAGAAACTAGAAGGCCAGATTCGAATCTCACATGCAAAGATTGAGGGACGCGAAAGCTTTCTAAAACGAATACAAACACAGCTTTCACAGGCCAGGTTAAATCTTGAACGCACTAAAATCATTGCTCCTATCAGCGGCTTGATTACCCAGGTTAATGTCGAACAAGGAAGCTTTATTCAAAAGGGTGCTGAGGTTATTACAATTCAAGATACTAATACATTCGAAGTAGATCTGAGTCTGCCAATCACAAAAATGCAATGGATTTGGGAATCCGCGGGATCTGAAATTCAGGCCAATTTTAAACAGTACGAACTGCCCGAATTGCCTGCAATCATTCGTTTCAACTCAAACGAAATCGACTACAAATGGCAGGGAATTCTGCATCGCTATGCTTCATCTGGCGTTGATGAAAGCACGCGGACTGTGCCGCTCCGAATACGTGTGCTGAGACCAATGCGCTCAACTCTTACGTCAGCTCAACCGGAACTTATGGATGGAATGTTTGTTAACGTAGAAATACAGGCCAAAATAAACCGTGAATTGCTTCAAGTCCCGGCCAGCGCCATTCAACCGGGAGACTCAATTTGGTCTGTTTCTGATGGACAAATACTTCAGAATGAAATTGATGTTTTGTCCCTGAATAGCGAAACTGCCGTTATCAATGCGGGAAAATCTTCTCTGCAAGTCGGTGATTTGGTTGTAATCTCCCCCGTGGTTGACGCACGAGAAGGTATGCGGGTGAAGGTGATCAAATAG